Genomic DNA from Prunus persica cultivar Lovell chromosome G1, Prunus_persica_NCBIv2, whole genome shotgun sequence:
ttttgatatgTTGGTTATCAACTTCATCTTGAACTTACTAAAACCCACCGTTTTATGCATCCCATTAGTGTATAATGTGTTTCAGTTAAACCTTTTGTATGAACATCAGGCAAGGCCAACACTATGGAGGAATTGGAAGCTAATTGTATGCAAATGGCTCTGATACTTGAATGCGAAGGAGACAACAATCGGTTGCAAGAAGTTGGTGGGCTTATAAAGGATGCCGCTGCTGCAGAGCTAAATCTAAAATCCAGAATTGAAGAGGCTGAGAAGCTGCTTGCAAAGATCAGGCAACATAAGCTTGAGCTGGCTGAAGACATAGCGCAAAGGGTGGTATGTTAAAATGGTCTGCAATATGCACGAATATATGTGACTGCATTTCCTAATTCTTAGCTGCTGTGGTAGTCTCAACTTCAATTATCAAATAACATGATCATGAATGAAAATCTGAAACATCTTTTTGAAAACTATGTCAACAGTGTGATCGGAGATGTACCCTTCTTCCTCGGTTGGACTGCTTGATTTGTTATGGAAGGGGACTCGAACACTGCTTGACCCtggagagggagaaaatgaatATATTGCAACTATTTCTGCTTCGTTTCACAGACAAATCTaaccaaagaaaaccaattaagCCCTGCTTGCCCGGAGAAGAGATAGCTAAACgtgtatatatttgttttctgaTTGTTTCttgattatttctttttttctttccattaagcctttttgagtttgttggaaATGTGGACATGGGTTCAGAAATTGAATTTCAGGATGGGACACGGAACCAGAAGTTTGGCTAAGGAAAAACAGCTTCTGAAACAGATCAATGTGAGCCAGAAGGGGggtgtttgtttattttcctcACTTGAAGAGGAATATCATAAGCTTCCAGAATATGTAAGATTAAAAGTTAAAGTTTGCTTAGAGTTAGTCATTTATACCCTGTACGTTTTCTTATtctgtggttttttttttttcctttttcctttggaCGGTTGAAACAGTATTCGTGGTGGCATTACGAGAGATGGTATCAGACCAATCAGAGAAATATAGTTCAATACCGCCTAAGACAAATCCAACAACTT
This window encodes:
- the LOC18789911 gene encoding uncharacterized protein LOC18789911, coding for MEELEANCMQMALILECEGDNNRLQEVGGLIKDAAAAELNLKSRIEEAEKLLAKIRQHKLELAEDIAQRVCDRRCTLLPRLDCLICYGRGLEHCLTLEREKMNILQLFLLRFTDKSNQRKPIKPCLPGEEIAKRKLNFRMGHGTRSLAKEKQLLKQINVSQKGGVCLFSSLEEEYHKLPEYYSWWHYERWYQTNQRNIVQYRLRQIQQLKWQRESLAVLLQGQWDEAIAKASGNANANANAAANAIAKGKIWDSLGSKKSLLEQIKVTGKAIDGLTKLLLAVRPKINQVENELKVAEKDIETLQKKLPWIDQKKDEAHQCIHKLKKQQSEEI